Part of the Kitasatospora sp. NBC_00374 genome is shown below.
CGTGGCTGGGGTGGATGCAGGTCTTGCCGAGCAGGCCGTTGGCCCGGTCGAGCTCGATCTCACGGATCAGGCCGTCCAGGTCGTGCTCGATGATCTGCTGGCGCAGCCCCTCGGCGGGCGGGTGGGCCTCGGCGAACGGGGTGCGGCGCAGCTGCGGCTTGAAGATCCGTTCCTGGACCGGGAAGTACTCCCAGACCGGGCCGGTGACCGTGTAGCCGCTGCCGTCGGCCCGGCCGAGCACGTTCACCACGTCGCCGATCACGCCGGCGACCAGCGCGACGTCGTAGGCGGTCAGGTCGGGGGAGCGGCGCAGCCCGTACGCGGAGCACAGGTCGGTCACGCCGAGCCGGACGGCCAGGATCCGCTCCCGGTACTTCTCCAGCAGCCGGGCGACACCGAAGAGCGTCTCGCGGCGGCTCTCCAGGTGGGCCAGCTCGGGGGATTCCAGCACCGGCATGGCGAACAGCCGCCGCCCGCAGGCCTCCTCGGCGTCGGTGAGCGCCTCCAGGAAGGCGGCGCCGGTGTCCTCGGTGAACTTGGGCACCACGAAGCCGGTCAGCAGGGCGATCGCGGGGCCGAGCCGTTCGACCAGGTCGGTGATCTGTCCGGCGGCGCGGACCCGGACGAAGAGCAGCGGGAGACGCTGCTGCCCGGTGGCGGCGAGCTCGCCGAGCTGGACCACCAGGTTGGCCTCCGCGGCCGGGACCTCGTGGTCGGCTATGGCGTCCTCCAGGCACAGCACCATCGAGACCACGCCGCGGGCGGCCTGCTTGCGGATGTCCGCGGCGAGGCTGGCCCGGGTGGCGGGGCTGTAGAGGGTGGCGCCGAGCGCGGTGGCGAGGACGGCGGCGTCGCTGTCCTGGTCGAAGGCCGCGGGCTCCCGGAGGAAGAGCCGGCTGCGGACGTCCTCCGCGAGATGACCGAAGTGGCGCAAAGTGCCCTCCCCTGGGATTGATTGCGGCCCGCCGGTGGGCGGGGTGGCCGGCGCCTCACCAGTGGGACGGATGAGCCGGACGAATGGTTCGCCCGGTTTCCACCGCAGCCCGTGATCGGCACGCGCCCGCGCGGGGGCGTTTCGGGGAGGGGTGGGAGGCCGGGGCCGTTGGGCGCCATGGTACGGACAGATTCGGCCACGCGGAGCCGTGAAACATCGAATTCTCGGA
Proteins encoded:
- a CDS encoding HpcH/HpaI aldolase/citrate lyase family protein → MRHFGHLAEDVRSRLFLREPAAFDQDSDAAVLATALGATLYSPATRASLAADIRKQAARGVVSMVLCLEDAIADHEVPAAEANLVVQLGELAATGQQRLPLLFVRVRAAGQITDLVERLGPAIALLTGFVVPKFTEDTGAAFLEALTDAEEACGRRLFAMPVLESPELAHLESRRETLFGVARLLEKYRERILAVRLGVTDLCSAYGLRRSPDLTAYDVALVAGVIGDVVNVLGRADGSGYTVTGPVWEYFPVQERIFKPQLRRTPFAEAHPPAEGLRQQIIEHDLDGLIREIELDRANGLLGKTCIHPSHVPAVHALSVVTHEEFSDAQDILQQSLGGGGVLRSAYTNKMNEAKPHRAWAERVLLRAEVFGVAREEVSFAELLGACLCP